One genomic segment of Vulpes vulpes isolate BD-2025 chromosome 2, VulVul3, whole genome shotgun sequence includes these proteins:
- the LOC112918113 gene encoding keratin-associated protein 2-3-like, producing the protein MSGSCCGSICSSQGCGTECCQPCCCRDPCCCRPVSCQTTVCRPVTCTCRCTRPICEPCRRPVCCDPCSLQEGCCRPISCCPTSCTAVVCRPCCWASTCCQPISVQAPCCRPSCCQPAPCRTTCRTSPCC; encoded by the coding sequence ATGTCCGGCTCCTGCTGTGGTTCCATCTGCTCCTCCCAGGGCTGTGGCACAGAATGCTGCCAGCCCTGCTGCTGCCGCGACCCCTGCTGCTGCCGCCCCGTGAGCTGCCAGACCACCGTGTGCCGCCCCGTGACCTGCACCTGCCGCTGCACGCGCCCCATCTGTGAGCCCTGCCGCCGCCCTGTGTGCTGTGACCCCTGCTCCCTGCAGGAGGGCTGCTGCCGCCCCATCAGCTGCTGCCCCACGTCCTGCACGGCCGTGGTCTGCCGCCCCTGCTGCTGGGCCTCCACCTGCTGCCAGCCCATTTCTGTGCAGGCGCCCTGCTGCCGCCCCTCCTGCTGCCAGCCTGCCCCCTGCCGCACCACCTGCAGGACCTCCCCCTGCTGCTAA
- the LOC112918027 gene encoding keratin, high-sulfur matrix protein, B2A-like produces MACCSTSFCGFPTCSTSGNCGSSCCQPSCCQTSCCQPTSCQTSCCQPSCCQPSCSQPTCCQTSCCQPSCCQTSCCGTGCGIGGGQEGGSGAMSCRVRWCRPDCRVEDTCLPPCCVVSCTPPTCCQLHHAQASCCRPSYCGQSCCRPACCSYCCQPTCCQPTCCQPTCCQPTC; encoded by the coding sequence ATGGCCTGCTGCTCTACTAGCTTCTGTGGATTTCCCACCTGCTCCACCAGTGGGAActgtggctccagctgctgccagcctaGCTGCTGTCAGACCAGCTGCTGCCAGCCAACCAGTTGCCAgaccagctgctgccagcctagctgctgccagcccagctgctCCCAGCCAACTTGCTGTCAgaccagctgctgccagcccagctgctgtCAGACCAGCTGCTGTGGGACTGGCTGTGGCATTGGTGGTGGCCAGGAGGGTGGCAGTGGAGCTATGAGCTGCCGAGTCAGGTGGTGCCGCCCTGACTGCCGCGTGGAGGACacctgcctgcccccctgctgCGTGGTGAGCTGCACACCCCCAACCTGCTGCCAGCTGCACCATGCCCAGGCCTCCTGCTGCCGCCCATCCTACTGTGGACAGTCCTGCTGCCGCCCAGCCTGCTGCTCCTACTGCTGCCAGCCCACCTGCTGCCAGCCCACCTGCTGCCAGCCCACCTGTTGCCAGCCCACCTGCTAA
- the LOC112918028 gene encoding keratin-associated protein 1-3-like: MACCSTSFCGFPTCSTSGNCGSSCCQPSCCQTSCCQPTSCQTSCCQPTSCQTSCCQPSCSQPTCCQTSCCQPSCCQTSCCGTGCGIGGGQEGGSGAMSCRVRWCRPDCRVEDTCLPPCCVVSCTPPTCCQLHHAQASCCRPSYCGQSCCRPACCSYCCQPTCCQPTCCQSTC; this comes from the coding sequence ATGGCCTGCTGCTCCACTAGCTTCTGTGGATTTCCCACCTGCTCCACCAGTGGGAActgtggctccagctgctgccagcctaGCTGCTGTCAGACCAGCTGCTGCCAGCCAACCAGTTGCCAGACCAGCTGCTGCCAGCCAACCAGCTGCCAgaccagctgctgccagcctAGCTGCTCCCAGCCAACTTGCTGTCAgaccagctgctgccagcccagctgctgtCAGACCAGCTGCTGTGGGACTGGCTGTGGCATTGGTGGTGGCCAGGAGGGTGGCAGTGGAGCTATGAGCTGCCGAGTCAGGTGGTGCCGCCCTGACTGCCGCGTGGAGGACacctgcctgcccccctgctgCGTGGTGAGCTGCACACCCCCAACCTGCTGCCAGCTGCACCATGCCCAGGCCTCCTGCTGCCGCCCATCCTACTGTGGACAGTCCTGCTGCCGCCCAGCCTGCTGCTCCTACTGCTGCCAGCCCACCTGCTGCCAGCCCACCTGCTGCCAGTCTACTTGTTGA